The following proteins are encoded in a genomic region of Gossypium hirsutum isolate 1008001.06 chromosome D05, Gossypium_hirsutum_v2.1, whole genome shotgun sequence:
- the LOC107906151 gene encoding cytochrome c-type biogenesis CcmH-like mitochondrial protein: MEIKDDEVKKAQVVEARARNISHNVRCTECGSQSIEDSQADIAILLRKLIRDEIRAGKSDKEIYKKLEEDYGETVLYAPKFDLQTAALWLSPLLVAGAAGGMWAYNKHRQKTNVHIMALNLVRGVPLTPKEKETMLDLLTPPPPQGVTPSSLWSRWRGW, encoded by the exons ATGGAAATCAAAGATGATGAAGTGAAGAAAGCGCAAGTCGTGGAAGCCAGGGCAAGAAATATCAGCCACAACGTGCGATGTACAGAATGTGGGAGTCAGTCTATTGAAGATTCACAAGCAGATATCGCAATTCTCCTCAGAAAG TTAATTCGTGATGAGATTCGAGCTGGAAAGAGTGACAAAGAGATTTATAAAAAGCTTGAAGAGGATTACGGTGAGACGGTACTTTATGCCCCAAAGTTTGATCTGCAGACTGCAGCCTTGTGGCTATCACCG CTGCTTGTTGCAGGTGCTGCTGGTGGTATGTGGGCTTACAATAAACACAGACAAAAGACTAACGTGCACATCATGGCTTTGAATCTTGTTAGAGGTGTTCCACTGACCCCAAAGGAGAAGGAAACTATGCTAGACTTGCTCACACCTCCTCCTCCACAAGGTGTTACTCCTTCCTCCTTGTGGAGTCGATGGCGAGGTTGGTGA